One window of the Lytechinus pictus isolate F3 Inbred chromosome 5, Lp3.0, whole genome shotgun sequence genome contains the following:
- the LOC129262358 gene encoding poly [ADP-ribose] polymerase tankyrase-2-like, whose protein sequence is MATSTDAKGVTKKASSDGIMRDMQNQLRTAHINLPDLSTLAQKGEEQLVEKFLSESVEVKGETGEVVQSQLYIAAFWGFHDVIKGLLDAGADINYQNKNTLWTPLHAAAFQEHGKVVMLLLQNGAQPELPDMEGRTPTDFASASNKIWAHFAALGCPRTSKQDLISKGIIKKITGSDSRPGSGSRPGSGSRPNSGTKIVSGIRMASYSRPESAYAIRQDPFSKGKSNNSSQMSAIMGGDVLAEEDVSSASSKHTDGQPAFSVWRT, encoded by the exons ATGGCGACTTCCACGGACGCTAAAGGCGTAACCAAGAAGGCATCCAGTGATGGAATTATGCGTGATATGCAGAACCAATTGCGTACAGCTCACATCAATTTGCCAGATTTGTCAACGTTAGCACAAAAGGGTGAAGAGCAG TTGGTTGAAAAGTTTCTGTCAGAGAGTGTTGAGGTGAAGGGAGAAACCGGAGAAGTTGTACAAAGTCAGCTGTATATTG CTGCATTTTGGGGCTTTCATGATGTTATTAAAGGGCTGTTAGATGCTGGAGCTGACATCAATTATCAGAATAAAAACACGCTGTGGACTCCACTTCATGCTGCTGCATTTCAAGAGCACGGAAAG GTTGTAATGCTGTTACTACAGAATGGAGCACAACCAGAGCTACCTGATATGGAAGGAAG AACACCAACAGACTTTGCTTCGGCCTCAAACAAGATCTGGGCTCACTTTGCTGCCCTGGGTTGTCCACGCACATCAAAACAAGATCTCATATCAAAGGGAATTATTAAGAAG ATTACCGGGAGTGATAGTCGACCTGGAAGTGGTTCTCGACCAGGAAGCGGATCTCGACCTAATAGTGGAACCAAAATAGTATCTGGAATAAGAATg GCATCCTACTCAAGGCCTGAATCTGCCTATGCTATCAGACAAGATCCATTCTCTAAGGGAAAGAGTAACAATT CATCTCAGATGTCGGCCATAATGGGAGGAGATGTTCTAGCAGAGGAGGATGTGTCATCAGCATCCAGTAAACATACAGATGGTCAACCAGCTTTCTCTGTTTGGAGGACATGA